The proteins below come from a single Rosa rugosa chromosome 2, drRosRugo1.1, whole genome shotgun sequence genomic window:
- the LOC133733741 gene encoding cyclic nucleotide-gated ion channel 1-like: MPWLSIHIVVNFLAILPIPQVAIVVGSFRLGGSKHFLKQTIINVFLVFQYFLRIFQMFLSIKKVGDTVGKLVKGSFYFLMYIIASYVFAAFWYFFSIQRETSCWDQACRTIAGCMPIYDCGHSTSLNSTFLNKLCPIESPNATPFDFGMFRDILKSGITGSTNFSTKFFYSFWWGLKNLSNFGTNLETSSYIWENCFAILICVIGLLLFLFLIGNVQTYIQSESEKFVKIRESRRTRINTKYRDIEKWMSSHGIPDFAARNNIEEEDLVKHIDKDVDAYFMFYCTRGFDVKSNPLGLVCVQALKKIPILRKLDEQDFEVIFSVIADGYGPLTIREKDSYITEAGQELDSMYLIIDGVIECKVAETMNTQTMRRHDCCGEEVLRWAILNYEKEYGHRDPLPISTVDVKCQTKTEAFQFSHYDLIEILKLNNSEQLEALAHDSSTQQRIEEWLRYGFPEDLKENIMNFLDKNNRLVEENRDADADADVDVDFLFGILPNNIKSSIKRHLGMNALKKVPMLQKMHEYVLEIICNHLQPVVYEMNTYVVRAGEPLGFMIFILRGKIIMTDGTSSNATTTRSSEISESCDDKILQGGYFYGEQLLSWASPNNISSYDNPVISTRDVKCQTKVEALILKAEDLRSAVSRCGSQWNFNDSMNSQHLVGYGKDTVADTGASASTSPNNEQTIQLHQGHDMLLEQLILIRETVFQLRNDMSTQGRRLDDQGRRLDEMATFLAKLGYTGASSPPPAP; encoded by the exons ATGCCGTGGTTATCTATCCACATCGTAGTCAACTTTTTAGCTATTCTTCCCATCCCACAG GTGGCAATAGTAGTTGGCTCTTTCAGATTGGGAGGCTCTAAACATTTTCTCAAACAAACAATTATAAACGTCTTTCTTGTCTTCCAATATTTCCTGAGGATTTTCCAAATGTTCTTATCCATTAAGAAGGTCGGTGACACGGTTGGAAAATTGGTCAAAGGTTCATTCTACTTTCTCATGTACATCATTGCTAGCTAT GTCTTTGCAGCCTTTTGGTATTTCTTTTCTATTCAACGAGAAACATCCTGTTGGGACCAAGCATGTCGAACGATTGCAGGATGCATGCCTATCTATGATTGCGGTCACAGTACTTCATTAAATAGCACATTCCTAAACAAATTATGCCCTATAGAATCTCCAAATGCAACGCCCTTTGATTTTGGAATGTTTCGTGATATTCTTAAATCTGGTATTACGGGATCTACAAATTTTTCCACAAAATTCTTTTACTCTTTCTGGTGGGGCCTCAAAAATTTAAG TAATTTTGGCACAAATCTGGAAACAAGTAGCTACATATGGGAAAATTGCTTTGCAATTCTTATTTGTGTTATCGGCTTGCTACTATTTTTATTTCTCATTGGAAATGTACAG ACATATATacaatcagaatctgaaaagtTTGTGAAGATTAGAGAGTCAAGACGAACAAGAATTAATACCAAGTATAGAGATATAGAAAAGTGGATGTCAAGTCATGGTATTCCTGATTTTGCTGCCAGGAACaatattgaagaagaagatctaGTAAAACACATTGATAAAGATGTGGATGCTTATTTCATGTTCTATTGTACTCGCGGATTTGACGTCAAATCAAATCCACTTGGTTTAGTTTGCGTACAAGCATTGAAGAAA ATACCCATTCTTCGAAAATTGGATGAACAAGACTTCGAAGTGATTTTTAGTGTGATAGCTGACGGCTATGGTCCACTTACCATCAGAGAGAAAGACAGCTACATTACTGAAGCCGGACAAGAACTTGATAGTATGTACTTGATTATAGATGGCGTAATTGAATGCAAGGTTGCTGAAACAATGAACACCCAAACTATGCGTCGCCATGATTGTTGTGGAGAAGAAGTTCTGCGTTGGGCAATATTGAACTATGAGAAAGAGTACGGGCATCGCGATCCCCTTCCTATTTCAACAGTAGATGTCAAATGTCAAACGAAAACAGAAGCTTTTCAGTTCAGTCATTATGACTTGATCGAAATTCTCAAGTTAAACAATTCAGAGCAGTTGGAGGCGTTGGCCCACGATAGCAGCACCCAACAACGGATCGAG GAGTGGTTGAGATATGGGTTCCCTGAGGATCTGAAGGAAAACATCATGAATTTCCTAGACAAAAACAACCGGCTAGTGGAAGAGAACAGGGATGCTGATGCTGATGCTGATGTTGATGTGGATTTTCTATTCGGCATTCTTCCAAATAATATCAAATCATCCATAAAGCGCCATCTCGGCATGAATGCCCTGAAGAAA GTACCCATGCTTCAAAAAATGCATGAATACGTGTTGGAAATCATCTGCAACCATCTCCAGCCAGTGGTGTACGAGATGAATACGTACGTTGTTAGAGCGGGAGAACCACTTGGTTTTATGATCTTCATTCTACGAGGCAAAATTATAATGACTGACGGGACTAGCAGCAATGCCACAACAACACGTTCCTCAGAGATCAGCGAATCGTGTGATGACAAGATCCTTCAGGGAGGTTATTTTTATGGAGAACAACTTCTGAGTTGGGCATCACCTAACAACATTTCTTCATATGACAATCCCGTCATCTCAACCAGAGATGTCAAATGTCAAACAAAAGTGGAAGCCTTGATTCTCAAGGCAGAAGACTTGAGAAGTGCAGTCTCCAGATGCGGATCACAGTGGAATTTCAACGATAGTATGAATTCTCAGCACTTAGTCGGGTATGGAAAAGATACGGTGgctgatacaggtgcatctgcaTCAACGTCCCCTAATAATGAGCAGACTATCCAGCTTCATCAGGGCCATGACATGCTTCTTGAGCAGCTGATTCTAATTCGAGAGACTGTCTTCCAGCTTCGCAATGATATGTCTACTCAGGGACGGAGATTAGATGATCAGGGACGAAGATTAGATGAGATGGCTacatttttagccaaattgggATATACAGGAGCATCTTCTCCTCCTCCAGCGCCTTGA